A genomic segment from Labrus bergylta chromosome 3, fLabBer1.1, whole genome shotgun sequence encodes:
- the bnc1 gene encoding zinc finger protein basonuclin-1 isoform X2, protein MTMAEAICCTLVNCNCDSFKPGKLKRRQCENCKHGWVAHALSKLKVHHMYQSSQVEIVHSNVVFDICSLMLYGTQAIPIRLKILLDRLFSVLKQEEVIQILNALDWTLQDYIRGYVLQDVAGKVLDRWAIMTFEEEIATLQQFLRFGETKSIVELMALQDKEGQAVLVPSTRTNSDIRTFIERNTPRTAANLSASKADKLGGNSMHHFENFINSMAFMLPFQLLGSVPTPFLGSPTGGLQQHHQQHQQPCRGSMEQQRRDDLGRDGLGRENPLSLSHPSESSLLGSSSASFTADIDLSGDKPLDSLSTTTKIEAEDFSTSDNYSDGPSTPCTPSMSSDVQMSPDGKLRSLDRNGSGGGSGGGGSLKKGRVFCNACEKTFYDKGTLKIHYNAVHLKIKHKCTIEGCNMVFSSLRSRNRHSANPNPRLHMPMNRNNRDKDLRGSLSGDENSQDEKRSEYGTQIPVCSAESHKSVPSYMISHVDSGSKLHSSSFPSMGQSGILFPNLKTVQPVLPFYRSLVTPAELANTPGTLPSLPLLSSSVPIKPITAPEPYMTDHIPKKKSRKSSMPIKIEKEAMEQDELMDKGNSSEEEGPLHSHGKEACSQAEGHIGLRQPAEEKETRGTYMGEGKEREGAKRLLDQTLERDITGGEDKDNGPGHAETEVISCALSPFENRLVENHCDNNFLCQEPNGNAEKEGREHTNMMSELRWEGGEHRVTNGGTSRLIDHEREGLDSCVDDYGDSGLSHLDPDADLPHHCEICNKTFKNPYSVKMHYQNVHLKEMHLCTVDGCNAAFPSRRSRDRHSANLNLHHKLLTKDSFNPTNTLYSPSSQCRDRDSVGLDYCQDQQDRDLTHRDPTSQTSVIFRGHNRMGLVFPMSKMSTATYSAEASPLREMEGLGEGGGSGEDGAVLDLSTSSSAPPRGSGSARSSWDSDGAGSEEGDGIEEDEEVLAKEDSDESYDGISVGRPGGEELALGGERTLGTMGGGQGGLHGGGGGGSPITCHVCKKVYSNKGTFRAHYKTVHLRLLHKCKVPGCDTSFSSVRSRNRHSQNPNLHRNLTVSSGAAMDQE, encoded by the exons ATGACAATGGCTGAG GCTATTTGCTGCACTTTGGTGAACTGTAACTGTGACAGCTTCAAGCCCGGGAAGCTGAAGAGGAGGCAGTGTGAAAACTGCAAACACGGCTGGGTGGCACACG CTCTCAGTAAGCTGAAGGTGCACCACATGTACCAGAGCAGCCAGGTGGAGATCGTGCACTCCAACGTGGTGTTTGATATCTGCAGCCTAATGCTGTATGGAACCCAAGCCATTCCAATCCGCCTCAAGATTCTCCTGGACCGCCTCTTCTCTGTCCTGAAGCAGGAGGAGGTTATCCAGATTCTTAATGCACTCGACTGGACTCTGCAGGACTACATACGAGGATACGTGCTCCAG GATGTAGCTGGAAAGGTGCTTGACCGGTGGGCCATCATGACTTTTGAGGAGGAGATCGCCACGCTGCAGCAGTTCCTACGCTTTGGAGAGACCAAGTCCATCGTGGAGCTGATGGCTCTGCAGGACAAGGAGGGCCAGGCAGTATTGGTTCCCAGCACCCGCACCAACTCAGATATCCGCACGTTCATTGAGCGCAACACCCCGCGCACTGCCGCCAACCTCTCCGCATCGAAAGCTGATAAGCTCGGCGGCAACAGTATGCACCACTTTGAGAACTTTATTAACAGCATGGCATTCATGCTGCCGTTCCAGCTGTTAGGCTCTGTCCCAACACCGTTCCTTGGCTCACCCACAGGGGGACTACAGCAACACCACCAGCAACACCAGCAACCTTGCCGTGGATCGATGGAGCAACAGCGACGAGATGATCTTGGGCGGGATGGCCTAGGGAGGGAaaaccccctctctctttcacaccCTTCAGAGAGCAGCCTGCTGGGCTCCAGCTCTGCCTCGTTCACAGCTGATATCGACCTCAGTGGTGACAAACCACTGGACAGCCTCTCCACCACCACAAAGATTGAGGCCGAGGACTTCTCGACTAGCGACAACTACTCCGATGGGCCCTCCACTCCATGCACCCCCTCTATGAGCTCTGATGTGCAGATGTCACCGGATGGCAAGCTGCGCTCCCTGGACAGGAACGGGAGCGGAGGAGGAAGCGGTGGGGGAGGCTCTCTGAAGAAGGGTCGTGTGTTTTGCAACGCCTGTGAGAAGACATTCTACGACAAGGGCACGTTGAAAATCCACTACAATGCGGTACACCTGAAGATCAAGCACAAGTGTACTATAGAGGGCTGCAACATGGTGTTTAGCTCACTGCGAAGCCGCAATCGCCACAGTGCCAACCCGAACCCTCGACTGCACATGCCTATGAACCGAAACAACCGAGACAAAGACCTGCGGGGGAGCTTGTCCGGCGATGAGAACTCTCAAGACGAGAAGAGGTCTGAATATGGAACCCAGATTCCCGTATGCTCTGCAGAAAGCCATAAGTCCGTGCCCAGTTACATGATAAGCCATGTGGACTCTGGATCCAAACTCCACAGCAGCTCTTTTCCCAGCATGGGCCAGAGTGGCATCCTGTTTCCTAACTTAAAAACTGTACAGCCAGTCCTGCCTTTCTACCGAAGCCTGGTAACCCCCGCGGAGCTTGCAAACACACCGGGGACACTACCCTCCCTTCCTCTGTTGTCCTCCTCTGTACCCATCAAACCCATCACAGCTCCTGAACCTTACATGACGGACCACATACCAAAGAAAAAGTCTCGTAAGTCAAGCATGCCAATAAAGATCGAGAAGGAGGCAATGGAGCAAGACGAGCTGATGGACAAAGGCAAcagctcagaggaggagggTCCATTGCATTCACATGGCAAGGAAGCGTGTAGCCAAGCAGAAGGGCATATAGGCCTGAGACAACctgcagaggagaaagagacaaGAGGGACTTACATGGGCgaaggaaaggagagggagggtgCCAAGCGTCTGTTGGACCAAACTCTAGAGAGAGACATTACAGGAGGGGAGGACAAAGACAATGGGCCAGGTCATGCTGAAACAGAGGTTATCTCCTGTGCTTTGTCCCCTTTTGAAAACAGACTGGTGGAGAATCACTGTGACAACAACTTCCTCTGTCAGGAACCCAATGGCAACGCAGAGAAGGAGGGCAgggaacacacaaacatgatgtcAGAGCTAAGATGGGAGGGGGGCGAGCACAGGGTGACGAATGGCGGCACATCCCGGCTCATAGACCATGAAAGGGAAGGTTTGGACAGCTGTGTCGATGACTACGGTGACTCGGGTCTGTCTCACCTTGACCCTGACGCCGACCTGCCGCACCACTGTGAGATCTGCAATAAAACCTTTAAGAACCCCTATAGTGTCAAGATGCACTACCAAAATGTCCACCTAAAGGAGATGCACTTGTGCACAGTGGATGGCTGCAACGCTGCCTTCCCTTCGCGCAGGAGCCGAGACAG ACACAGTGCAAATTTGAATCTGCACCACAAACTGCTCACCAAAGATTCCTTCAATCCAACTAACACGCTCTACTCACCCTCATCCCAGTGTAGAGATAGAGACTCTGTGGGCCTGGACTACTGCCAAGACCAGCAGGACAGAGATCTGACCCATCGAGACCCTACCAGCCAGACCTCTGTCATCTTCCGGGGCCACAACCGCATGGGCCTGGTCTTCCCTATGAGCAAAATGTCTACAGCAACATACAGCGCTGAGGCATCTCCTTTACGTGAGATGGAGGGATTAGGAGAAGGTGGTGGAAGTGGGGAGGATGGGGCGGTCCTGGATCTGAGtacctcctcctctgctccaccTCGTGGGAGCGGCAGTGCCCGCTCTTCCTGGGACTCTGACGGGGCCGGCAGTGAAGAAGGGGACGGGATAGAAGAGGACGAAGAGGTCCTCGCGAAAGAGGACAGCGATGAAAGCTACGATGGGATTAGTGTGGGGAGGCCTGGGGGGGAGGAGTTGGCACTCGGGGGAGAAAGGACCCTGGGCACCATGGGAGGAGGACAAGGTGGGCTTCAcggaggtggtggtggaggatcCCCGATAACCTGCCATGTGTGTAAAAAGGTGTACAGCAACAAGGGCACGTTCAGAGCCCATTACAAGACTGTCCACCTCCGACTGCTCCACAAGTGTAAAGTCCCCGGCTGTGATACGTCCTTCTCCTCTGTGCGGAGCAGAAACAGGCACAGCCAGAACCCGAACCTTCATCGAAACCTGACTGTTAGCTCAGGTGCAGCAATGGACCAGGAGTAG
- the bnc1 gene encoding zinc finger protein basonuclin-1 isoform X3, which translates to MDIQAICCTLVNCNCDSFKPGKLKRRQCENCKHGWVAHALSKLKVHHMYQSSQVEIVHSNVVFDICSLMLYGTQAIPIRLKILLDRLFSVLKQEEVIQILNALDWTLQDYIRGYVLQDVAGKVLDRWAIMTFEEEIATLQQFLRFGETKSIVELMALQDKEGQAVLVPSTRTNSDIRTFIERNTPRTAANLSASKADKLGGNSMHHFENFINSMAFMLPFQLLGSVPTPFLGSPTGGLQQHHQQHQQPCRGSMEQQRRDDLGRDGLGRENPLSLSHPSESSLLGSSSASFTADIDLSGDKPLDSLSTTTKIEAEDFSTSDNYSDGPSTPCTPSMSSDVQMSPDGKLRSLDRNGSGGGSGGGGSLKKGRVFCNACEKTFYDKGTLKIHYNAVHLKIKHKCTIEGCNMVFSSLRSRNRHSANPNPRLHMPMNRNNRDKDLRGSLSGDENSQDEKRSEYGTQIPVCSAESHKSVPSYMISHVDSGSKLHSSSFPSMGQSGILFPNLKTVQPVLPFYRSLVTPAELANTPGTLPSLPLLSSSVPIKPITAPEPYMTDHIPKKKSRKSSMPIKIEKEAMEQDELMDKGNSSEEEGPLHSHGKEACSQAEGHIGLRQPAEEKETRGTYMGEGKEREGAKRLLDQTLERDITGGEDKDNGPGHAETEVISCALSPFENRLVENHCDNNFLCQEPNGNAEKEGREHTNMMSELRWEGGEHRVTNGGTSRLIDHEREGLDSCVDDYGDSGLSHLDPDADLPHHCEICNKTFKNPYSVKMHYQNVHLKEMHLCTVDGCNAAFPSRRSRDRHSANLNLHHKLLTKDSFNPTNTLYSPSSQCRDRDSVGLDYCQDQQDRDLTHRDPTSQTSVIFRGHNRMGLVFPMSKMSTATYSAEASPLREMEGLGEGGGSGEDGAVLDLSTSSSAPPRGSGSARSSWDSDGAGSEEGDGIEEDEEVLAKEDSDESYDGISVGRPGGEELALGGERTLGTMGGGQGGLHGGGGGGSPITCHVCKKVYSNKGTFRAHYKTVHLRLLHKCKVPGCDTSFSSVRSRNRHSQNPNLHRNLTVSSGAAMDQE; encoded by the exons ATGGATATTCAG GCTATTTGCTGCACTTTGGTGAACTGTAACTGTGACAGCTTCAAGCCCGGGAAGCTGAAGAGGAGGCAGTGTGAAAACTGCAAACACGGCTGGGTGGCACACG CTCTCAGTAAGCTGAAGGTGCACCACATGTACCAGAGCAGCCAGGTGGAGATCGTGCACTCCAACGTGGTGTTTGATATCTGCAGCCTAATGCTGTATGGAACCCAAGCCATTCCAATCCGCCTCAAGATTCTCCTGGACCGCCTCTTCTCTGTCCTGAAGCAGGAGGAGGTTATCCAGATTCTTAATGCACTCGACTGGACTCTGCAGGACTACATACGAGGATACGTGCTCCAG GATGTAGCTGGAAAGGTGCTTGACCGGTGGGCCATCATGACTTTTGAGGAGGAGATCGCCACGCTGCAGCAGTTCCTACGCTTTGGAGAGACCAAGTCCATCGTGGAGCTGATGGCTCTGCAGGACAAGGAGGGCCAGGCAGTATTGGTTCCCAGCACCCGCACCAACTCAGATATCCGCACGTTCATTGAGCGCAACACCCCGCGCACTGCCGCCAACCTCTCCGCATCGAAAGCTGATAAGCTCGGCGGCAACAGTATGCACCACTTTGAGAACTTTATTAACAGCATGGCATTCATGCTGCCGTTCCAGCTGTTAGGCTCTGTCCCAACACCGTTCCTTGGCTCACCCACAGGGGGACTACAGCAACACCACCAGCAACACCAGCAACCTTGCCGTGGATCGATGGAGCAACAGCGACGAGATGATCTTGGGCGGGATGGCCTAGGGAGGGAaaaccccctctctctttcacaccCTTCAGAGAGCAGCCTGCTGGGCTCCAGCTCTGCCTCGTTCACAGCTGATATCGACCTCAGTGGTGACAAACCACTGGACAGCCTCTCCACCACCACAAAGATTGAGGCCGAGGACTTCTCGACTAGCGACAACTACTCCGATGGGCCCTCCACTCCATGCACCCCCTCTATGAGCTCTGATGTGCAGATGTCACCGGATGGCAAGCTGCGCTCCCTGGACAGGAACGGGAGCGGAGGAGGAAGCGGTGGGGGAGGCTCTCTGAAGAAGGGTCGTGTGTTTTGCAACGCCTGTGAGAAGACATTCTACGACAAGGGCACGTTGAAAATCCACTACAATGCGGTACACCTGAAGATCAAGCACAAGTGTACTATAGAGGGCTGCAACATGGTGTTTAGCTCACTGCGAAGCCGCAATCGCCACAGTGCCAACCCGAACCCTCGACTGCACATGCCTATGAACCGAAACAACCGAGACAAAGACCTGCGGGGGAGCTTGTCCGGCGATGAGAACTCTCAAGACGAGAAGAGGTCTGAATATGGAACCCAGATTCCCGTATGCTCTGCAGAAAGCCATAAGTCCGTGCCCAGTTACATGATAAGCCATGTGGACTCTGGATCCAAACTCCACAGCAGCTCTTTTCCCAGCATGGGCCAGAGTGGCATCCTGTTTCCTAACTTAAAAACTGTACAGCCAGTCCTGCCTTTCTACCGAAGCCTGGTAACCCCCGCGGAGCTTGCAAACACACCGGGGACACTACCCTCCCTTCCTCTGTTGTCCTCCTCTGTACCCATCAAACCCATCACAGCTCCTGAACCTTACATGACGGACCACATACCAAAGAAAAAGTCTCGTAAGTCAAGCATGCCAATAAAGATCGAGAAGGAGGCAATGGAGCAAGACGAGCTGATGGACAAAGGCAAcagctcagaggaggagggTCCATTGCATTCACATGGCAAGGAAGCGTGTAGCCAAGCAGAAGGGCATATAGGCCTGAGACAACctgcagaggagaaagagacaaGAGGGACTTACATGGGCgaaggaaaggagagggagggtgCCAAGCGTCTGTTGGACCAAACTCTAGAGAGAGACATTACAGGAGGGGAGGACAAAGACAATGGGCCAGGTCATGCTGAAACAGAGGTTATCTCCTGTGCTTTGTCCCCTTTTGAAAACAGACTGGTGGAGAATCACTGTGACAACAACTTCCTCTGTCAGGAACCCAATGGCAACGCAGAGAAGGAGGGCAgggaacacacaaacatgatgtcAGAGCTAAGATGGGAGGGGGGCGAGCACAGGGTGACGAATGGCGGCACATCCCGGCTCATAGACCATGAAAGGGAAGGTTTGGACAGCTGTGTCGATGACTACGGTGACTCGGGTCTGTCTCACCTTGACCCTGACGCCGACCTGCCGCACCACTGTGAGATCTGCAATAAAACCTTTAAGAACCCCTATAGTGTCAAGATGCACTACCAAAATGTCCACCTAAAGGAGATGCACTTGTGCACAGTGGATGGCTGCAACGCTGCCTTCCCTTCGCGCAGGAGCCGAGACAG ACACAGTGCAAATTTGAATCTGCACCACAAACTGCTCACCAAAGATTCCTTCAATCCAACTAACACGCTCTACTCACCCTCATCCCAGTGTAGAGATAGAGACTCTGTGGGCCTGGACTACTGCCAAGACCAGCAGGACAGAGATCTGACCCATCGAGACCCTACCAGCCAGACCTCTGTCATCTTCCGGGGCCACAACCGCATGGGCCTGGTCTTCCCTATGAGCAAAATGTCTACAGCAACATACAGCGCTGAGGCATCTCCTTTACGTGAGATGGAGGGATTAGGAGAAGGTGGTGGAAGTGGGGAGGATGGGGCGGTCCTGGATCTGAGtacctcctcctctgctccaccTCGTGGGAGCGGCAGTGCCCGCTCTTCCTGGGACTCTGACGGGGCCGGCAGTGAAGAAGGGGACGGGATAGAAGAGGACGAAGAGGTCCTCGCGAAAGAGGACAGCGATGAAAGCTACGATGGGATTAGTGTGGGGAGGCCTGGGGGGGAGGAGTTGGCACTCGGGGGAGAAAGGACCCTGGGCACCATGGGAGGAGGACAAGGTGGGCTTCAcggaggtggtggtggaggatcCCCGATAACCTGCCATGTGTGTAAAAAGGTGTACAGCAACAAGGGCACGTTCAGAGCCCATTACAAGACTGTCCACCTCCGACTGCTCCACAAGTGTAAAGTCCCCGGCTGTGATACGTCCTTCTCCTCTGTGCGGAGCAGAAACAGGCACAGCCAGAACCCGAACCTTCATCGAAACCTGACTGTTAGCTCAGGTGCAGCAATGGACCAGGAGTAG
- the bnc1 gene encoding zinc finger protein basonuclin-1 isoform X1 yields MWLRDEQRVFFFFFTPHHCPEESEHGGLGRPGIKPDKRGKAKRRDVTGPGARAPPRRVQGQAICCTLVNCNCDSFKPGKLKRRQCENCKHGWVAHALSKLKVHHMYQSSQVEIVHSNVVFDICSLMLYGTQAIPIRLKILLDRLFSVLKQEEVIQILNALDWTLQDYIRGYVLQDVAGKVLDRWAIMTFEEEIATLQQFLRFGETKSIVELMALQDKEGQAVLVPSTRTNSDIRTFIERNTPRTAANLSASKADKLGGNSMHHFENFINSMAFMLPFQLLGSVPTPFLGSPTGGLQQHHQQHQQPCRGSMEQQRRDDLGRDGLGRENPLSLSHPSESSLLGSSSASFTADIDLSGDKPLDSLSTTTKIEAEDFSTSDNYSDGPSTPCTPSMSSDVQMSPDGKLRSLDRNGSGGGSGGGGSLKKGRVFCNACEKTFYDKGTLKIHYNAVHLKIKHKCTIEGCNMVFSSLRSRNRHSANPNPRLHMPMNRNNRDKDLRGSLSGDENSQDEKRSEYGTQIPVCSAESHKSVPSYMISHVDSGSKLHSSSFPSMGQSGILFPNLKTVQPVLPFYRSLVTPAELANTPGTLPSLPLLSSSVPIKPITAPEPYMTDHIPKKKSRKSSMPIKIEKEAMEQDELMDKGNSSEEEGPLHSHGKEACSQAEGHIGLRQPAEEKETRGTYMGEGKEREGAKRLLDQTLERDITGGEDKDNGPGHAETEVISCALSPFENRLVENHCDNNFLCQEPNGNAEKEGREHTNMMSELRWEGGEHRVTNGGTSRLIDHEREGLDSCVDDYGDSGLSHLDPDADLPHHCEICNKTFKNPYSVKMHYQNVHLKEMHLCTVDGCNAAFPSRRSRDRHSANLNLHHKLLTKDSFNPTNTLYSPSSQCRDRDSVGLDYCQDQQDRDLTHRDPTSQTSVIFRGHNRMGLVFPMSKMSTATYSAEASPLREMEGLGEGGGSGEDGAVLDLSTSSSAPPRGSGSARSSWDSDGAGSEEGDGIEEDEEVLAKEDSDESYDGISVGRPGGEELALGGERTLGTMGGGQGGLHGGGGGGSPITCHVCKKVYSNKGTFRAHYKTVHLRLLHKCKVPGCDTSFSSVRSRNRHSQNPNLHRNLTVSSGAAMDQE; encoded by the exons ATGTGGCTGAGAGATGAgcaaagggtttttttttttttttttacacctcaCCACTGTCCCGAGGAGTCCGAACATGGCGGACTTGGCCGGCCGGGGATAAAACCTGACAAGAGAGGAAAAGCAAAGCGGAGGGATGTCACGGGACCAGGAGCCAGAGCTCCCCCTCGCCGCGTTCAAGGCCAG GCTATTTGCTGCACTTTGGTGAACTGTAACTGTGACAGCTTCAAGCCCGGGAAGCTGAAGAGGAGGCAGTGTGAAAACTGCAAACACGGCTGGGTGGCACACG CTCTCAGTAAGCTGAAGGTGCACCACATGTACCAGAGCAGCCAGGTGGAGATCGTGCACTCCAACGTGGTGTTTGATATCTGCAGCCTAATGCTGTATGGAACCCAAGCCATTCCAATCCGCCTCAAGATTCTCCTGGACCGCCTCTTCTCTGTCCTGAAGCAGGAGGAGGTTATCCAGATTCTTAATGCACTCGACTGGACTCTGCAGGACTACATACGAGGATACGTGCTCCAG GATGTAGCTGGAAAGGTGCTTGACCGGTGGGCCATCATGACTTTTGAGGAGGAGATCGCCACGCTGCAGCAGTTCCTACGCTTTGGAGAGACCAAGTCCATCGTGGAGCTGATGGCTCTGCAGGACAAGGAGGGCCAGGCAGTATTGGTTCCCAGCACCCGCACCAACTCAGATATCCGCACGTTCATTGAGCGCAACACCCCGCGCACTGCCGCCAACCTCTCCGCATCGAAAGCTGATAAGCTCGGCGGCAACAGTATGCACCACTTTGAGAACTTTATTAACAGCATGGCATTCATGCTGCCGTTCCAGCTGTTAGGCTCTGTCCCAACACCGTTCCTTGGCTCACCCACAGGGGGACTACAGCAACACCACCAGCAACACCAGCAACCTTGCCGTGGATCGATGGAGCAACAGCGACGAGATGATCTTGGGCGGGATGGCCTAGGGAGGGAaaaccccctctctctttcacaccCTTCAGAGAGCAGCCTGCTGGGCTCCAGCTCTGCCTCGTTCACAGCTGATATCGACCTCAGTGGTGACAAACCACTGGACAGCCTCTCCACCACCACAAAGATTGAGGCCGAGGACTTCTCGACTAGCGACAACTACTCCGATGGGCCCTCCACTCCATGCACCCCCTCTATGAGCTCTGATGTGCAGATGTCACCGGATGGCAAGCTGCGCTCCCTGGACAGGAACGGGAGCGGAGGAGGAAGCGGTGGGGGAGGCTCTCTGAAGAAGGGTCGTGTGTTTTGCAACGCCTGTGAGAAGACATTCTACGACAAGGGCACGTTGAAAATCCACTACAATGCGGTACACCTGAAGATCAAGCACAAGTGTACTATAGAGGGCTGCAACATGGTGTTTAGCTCACTGCGAAGCCGCAATCGCCACAGTGCCAACCCGAACCCTCGACTGCACATGCCTATGAACCGAAACAACCGAGACAAAGACCTGCGGGGGAGCTTGTCCGGCGATGAGAACTCTCAAGACGAGAAGAGGTCTGAATATGGAACCCAGATTCCCGTATGCTCTGCAGAAAGCCATAAGTCCGTGCCCAGTTACATGATAAGCCATGTGGACTCTGGATCCAAACTCCACAGCAGCTCTTTTCCCAGCATGGGCCAGAGTGGCATCCTGTTTCCTAACTTAAAAACTGTACAGCCAGTCCTGCCTTTCTACCGAAGCCTGGTAACCCCCGCGGAGCTTGCAAACACACCGGGGACACTACCCTCCCTTCCTCTGTTGTCCTCCTCTGTACCCATCAAACCCATCACAGCTCCTGAACCTTACATGACGGACCACATACCAAAGAAAAAGTCTCGTAAGTCAAGCATGCCAATAAAGATCGAGAAGGAGGCAATGGAGCAAGACGAGCTGATGGACAAAGGCAAcagctcagaggaggagggTCCATTGCATTCACATGGCAAGGAAGCGTGTAGCCAAGCAGAAGGGCATATAGGCCTGAGACAACctgcagaggagaaagagacaaGAGGGACTTACATGGGCgaaggaaaggagagggagggtgCCAAGCGTCTGTTGGACCAAACTCTAGAGAGAGACATTACAGGAGGGGAGGACAAAGACAATGGGCCAGGTCATGCTGAAACAGAGGTTATCTCCTGTGCTTTGTCCCCTTTTGAAAACAGACTGGTGGAGAATCACTGTGACAACAACTTCCTCTGTCAGGAACCCAATGGCAACGCAGAGAAGGAGGGCAgggaacacacaaacatgatgtcAGAGCTAAGATGGGAGGGGGGCGAGCACAGGGTGACGAATGGCGGCACATCCCGGCTCATAGACCATGAAAGGGAAGGTTTGGACAGCTGTGTCGATGACTACGGTGACTCGGGTCTGTCTCACCTTGACCCTGACGCCGACCTGCCGCACCACTGTGAGATCTGCAATAAAACCTTTAAGAACCCCTATAGTGTCAAGATGCACTACCAAAATGTCCACCTAAAGGAGATGCACTTGTGCACAGTGGATGGCTGCAACGCTGCCTTCCCTTCGCGCAGGAGCCGAGACAG ACACAGTGCAAATTTGAATCTGCACCACAAACTGCTCACCAAAGATTCCTTCAATCCAACTAACACGCTCTACTCACCCTCATCCCAGTGTAGAGATAGAGACTCTGTGGGCCTGGACTACTGCCAAGACCAGCAGGACAGAGATCTGACCCATCGAGACCCTACCAGCCAGACCTCTGTCATCTTCCGGGGCCACAACCGCATGGGCCTGGTCTTCCCTATGAGCAAAATGTCTACAGCAACATACAGCGCTGAGGCATCTCCTTTACGTGAGATGGAGGGATTAGGAGAAGGTGGTGGAAGTGGGGAGGATGGGGCGGTCCTGGATCTGAGtacctcctcctctgctccaccTCGTGGGAGCGGCAGTGCCCGCTCTTCCTGGGACTCTGACGGGGCCGGCAGTGAAGAAGGGGACGGGATAGAAGAGGACGAAGAGGTCCTCGCGAAAGAGGACAGCGATGAAAGCTACGATGGGATTAGTGTGGGGAGGCCTGGGGGGGAGGAGTTGGCACTCGGGGGAGAAAGGACCCTGGGCACCATGGGAGGAGGACAAGGTGGGCTTCAcggaggtggtggtggaggatcCCCGATAACCTGCCATGTGTGTAAAAAGGTGTACAGCAACAAGGGCACGTTCAGAGCCCATTACAAGACTGTCCACCTCCGACTGCTCCACAAGTGTAAAGTCCCCGGCTGTGATACGTCCTTCTCCTCTGTGCGGAGCAGAAACAGGCACAGCCAGAACCCGAACCTTCATCGAAACCTGACTGTTAGCTCAGGTGCAGCAATGGACCAGGAGTAG